Proteins co-encoded in one Seriola aureovittata isolate HTS-2021-v1 ecotype China chromosome 1, ASM2101889v1, whole genome shotgun sequence genomic window:
- the LOC130180554 gene encoding UDP-glucuronosyltransferase 2A2-like: MILSLASIATLLAVIIPASHGGKVLVFPHDGSHWVNMKVLVEELHSRGHAVTVIRAADSWYISETSPHYNTVTVNIAGAENEDFYRLFVSEVIKIKRSQGSVWARFALDMELKDKFSELHKRVCEMVVNMLENKELMKSFQDGKYEAVLTDPADGGGVMLAHYLGLPLVFNARWTVHGEAHFAIAPSPLSYVPLPPSELADQMTFFERVKNIIFYIMRMHLYKQVAGPHYSALANHFIGPGVDYFSLFQAADLWLMRVDFVFEFPRPTMPNVVYMGGFQCKPAKPLPQHLEEFVQSSGEHGVIIMSLGTLIGELPHDLANEIAAAFAKLPQKVIWRYKGDRPATVGNNTLLVDWMPQNDLLGHPKIKLFVSHGGTNGIYEAIYHGVPIVGIPIVFDQADNLSRLRAKGVTKVMDISVLDRTALQTAIEEVLTEPSYRMNMQRLSRLHRDQPMKPLDTALFWIEFVMRHKGAAHLRTESYRLPWYSYHSVDVILFLLTIALLIFLFFVGLVWSCFRLCLKTKMKSD, from the coding sequence aTGATTTTGTCACTGGCTTCCATCGCTACTCTTTTGGCCGTCATTATTCCAGCTTCTCATGGTGGGAAGGTTCTGGTGTTTCCCCATGACGGCAGCCACTGGGTGAACATGAAGGTGCTTGTTGAGGAGCTGCATTCAAGGGGACATGCTGTGACAGTTATCCGGGCCGCAGACAGCTGGTACATCAGTGAAACATCTCCACATTACAATACCGTCACAGTGAATATTGCTGGTGCCGAAAATGAGGATTTTTAtcgtctctttgtctctgaagTTATTAAAATTAAGCGAAGCCAAGGGTCTGTGTGGGCCCGTTTCGCTTTAGACATGGAATTAAAGGACAAGTTCTCTGAATTACACAAGAGAGTGTGTGAAATGGTTGTGAACATGCTTGAAAACAAAGAGTTAATGAAGTCTTTTCAAGACGGCAAGTATGAGGCGGTTTTGACAGACCCTGCTGACGGAGGAGGAGTAATGCTGGCTCACTACCTCGGATTGCCGTTAGTGTTTAATGCTCGGTGGACTGTTCATGGTGAGGCCCATTTTGCTATTGCACCTTCTCCACTCTCTTATGTCCCGCTTCCGCCTTCAGAATTAGCAGATCAGATGACTTTCTTTGAGAGGgtcaaaaacataattttttacatCATGAGGATGCATTTGTACAAACAGGTAGCTGGACCACATTATTCTGCATTGGCCAACCACTTCATTGGCCCAGGTGTGGACTATTTCTCCCTGTTTCAAGCAGCAGACCTGTGGCTGATGAGAGTGGACTTTGTATTTGAGTTCCCTCGTCCCACCATGCCTAATGTTGTCTATATGGGAGGGTTCCAGTGTAAACCTGCAAAACCTCTGCCTCAACACCTGGAGGAGTTTGTGCAGAGCTCTGGAGAACACGGAGTCATCATCATGTCTCTGGGGACTTTGATCGGAGAGCTTCCCCATGACTTAGCCAATGAGATTGCTGCAGCTTTCGCTAAATTACCTCAGAAGGTCATCTGGAGGTATAAAGGTGACAGACCGGCCACTGTGGGCAACAACACTTTACTGGTCGACTGGATGCCACAGAATGACCTCCTAGGACATCCTAAGATTAAACTATTTGTTAGTCATGGAGGAACAAATGGAATCTATGAGGCTATATATCATGGGGTACCAATTGTAGGAATTCCCATTGTGTTTGATCAAGCCGACAACCTCTCCAGACTGAGAGCAAAGGGAGTCACAAAGGTTATGGATATTTCTGTATTGGATAGGACAGCACTTCAGACTGCCATAGAGGAAGTCCTGACTGAGCCCTCCTACAGGATGAACATGCAGAGACTCTCCAGGCTGCACAGAGATCAGCCAATGAAGCCGCTGGACACCGCCCTCTTCTGGATAGAGTTTGTTATGAGACACAAAGGTGCAGCTCACCTGAGAACAGAGTCCTACAGACTGCCCTGGTACTCCTATCACTCTGTAGATGTTATACTATTTCTGCTCACAATTGCATTACttattttcctattttttgTTGGGTTAGTGTGGTCTTGCTTCAgattgtgtttaaaaacaaaaatgaaatctgaCTAA
- the LOC130180622 gene encoding UDP-glucuronosyltransferase 2A3-like: MNWSWVWIMLCFLCPTVVYGGKVLVFPADGSHWVNMKVIIEELHSRGHQVSVVRSSDSWYIKETSLFYTSVTLDIESGFDEDFMTKFVARLLEIQREGKSAWTRFKLEIEQSQKASEMYEKTCKMLELLFESKDLIQSLKEAKYDLVLTDPAIPGGVILAHYLKLPLVFNVRWTSHCEGHFSIAPSPLSYVPMTGTELSDKMSFLERIFNTIIFVFTEYQIVHYVLPNYAGLLEKYLGPDADYRSLFQAADLWLMRVDFVFEFPRPTMPNVVYMGGFQCKPAKPLPQHLEEFVQSSGEHGVIIMSLGTLIGELPHDLANEIAAAFAKLPQKVIWRYKGDRPATVGNNTLLVDWMPQNDLLGHPKIKLFVAHGGTNGVQEAIYHGVPILGLPLIFDQRDNIFRIEVRGAGKILDIFTVNEDIFFQGVQEVLTEPSYRMNMQRLSRLHRDQPMKPLDTALFWIEFVMRHKGAAHLRTESYRLPWYSYHSVDVMLLLAGLVLIILVTFVALIRCLCCKLCMRTKRKCD, translated from the coding sequence atgaattggtCCTGGGTCTGGATCATGCTCTGCTTCCTCTGTCCAACTGTGGTTTATGGTGGGAAAGTACTTGTTTTTCCAGCGGACGGGAGCCACTGGGTGAACATGAAAGTCATCATAGAGGAACTACACTCAAGGGGCCACCAGGTTTCTGTTGTGCGATCATCAGACAGCTGGTACATCAAGGAAACCTCGCTGTTCTATACCTCAGTTACACTCGATATTGAGTCTGGATTTGATGAGGACTTTATGACTAAGTTTGTGGCCCGGTTGTTGGAAATCCAGAGGGAAGGGAAGTCTGCCTGGACACGTTTTAAACTGGAAATAGAACAATCACAAAAGGCCTCTGAGATGTAtgagaaaacatgcaaaatgcTTGAACTGCTTTTTGAAAGCAAAGATCTGATACAGTCATTAAAAGAGGCCAAATATGACCTTGTCCTCACAGATCCTGCTATACCAGGGGGTGTTATACTTGCCCACTATCTCAAGTTACCTCTTGTGTTCAATGTCAGATGGACTAGTCACTGCGAAGGCCATTTTTCAATTGcaccttctcctctttcttatGTTCCCATGACAGGGACTGAGCTATCAGATAAAATGAGCTTTCTCGAGAGAATTTTTAACaccatcatttttgtttttacagaataTCAAATTGTGCATTATGTCTTACCAAATTATGCTGGCTTACTTGAAAAATATTTAGGTCCAGATGCAGACTACCGCTCCCTGTTTCAAGCAGCAGACCTGTGGCTGATGAGAGTGGACTTTGTGTTTGAGTTCCCTCGTCCCACCATGCCTAATGTTGTCTATATGGGAGGGTTCCAGTGTAAACCCGCAAAACCTTTGCCTCAACACCTGGAGGAGTTTGTGCAGAGCTCTGGAGAACACGGAGTCATCATCATGTCTCTGGGGACTTTGATCGGAGAGCTTCCCCATGACTTAGCCAATGAAATTGCTGCAGCTTTCGCTAAATTACCTCAGAAGGTCATCTGGAGGTATAAAGGTGACAGACCGGCCACTGTGGGCAACAACACTTTACTGGTTGACTGGATGCCACAGAATGACCTCCTAGGACATCCTAAGATAAAACTATTTGTGGCTCATGGAGGAACAAATGGAGTTCAAGAGGCTATCTACCATGGAGTTCCTATACTAGGACTTCCTTTGATTTTTGATCAACGTGATAATATATTTAGAATTGAAGTAAGAGGAGCAGGGAAGATACTTGACATTTTTACTGTGAATGAAGACATCTTCTTTCAGGGTGTTCAGGAAGTCCTGACTGAGCCCTCCTACAGGATGAACATGCAGAGACTCTCCAGGCTGCACAGAGATCAGCCAATGAAACCGCTAGACACCGCCCTCTTCTGGATAGAGTTTGTCATGAGACACAAAGGTGCAGCTCACCTGAGAACAGAGTCCTACAGACTGCCCTGGTACTCCTATCACTCTGTAGATGTGATGCTACTCTTAGCTGGACTTGTGTTGATCATTCTGGTCACCTTTGTTGCCTTAATAAGGTGTTTATGCTGTAAACTCTGTATgagaacaaaaaggaaatgtgattaa